From the Paludibacterium paludis genome, one window contains:
- a CDS encoding DUF3025 domain-containing protein, with translation MADWRPLSLHHPLYAGLAGLVLPSFADWPDQAELDALTGRCASPVRFVLGLEPDVYYEQHIAQTGEVPTRRRNWHDWFNALAWLAWPRAKTALNRRHVRAIARGEVRRGPARDAATLLDESGILIPVSDSHLGHLIDQMRWDALFLEHRQDWGSRIGAFALGHALWETGLAPFIGWCGKALVVQVDDGFFRMEHRAQRDWLDAWLAEQLDDDARLADTHRLWPLPLLGIPGWCADNEDPAFYANRDYFRSSRRAKSSTVTS, from the coding sequence ATGGCCGACTGGCGCCCACTTTCCTTGCACCATCCCCTGTACGCGGGACTTGCCGGTCTCGTTTTGCCGTCATTTGCCGACTGGCCCGATCAGGCCGAACTCGATGCGCTTACCGGACGCTGCGCCTCGCCGGTCCGCTTCGTGCTTGGCCTGGAACCGGATGTCTATTACGAGCAGCACATCGCGCAGACCGGCGAAGTGCCGACCCGGCGGCGCAACTGGCACGATTGGTTCAATGCGCTGGCCTGGCTTGCCTGGCCACGGGCGAAAACCGCTTTGAACCGGCGTCATGTCCGCGCCATTGCCCGTGGAGAAGTACGGCGCGGGCCGGCAAGGGACGCCGCCACGCTGCTGGACGAAAGCGGCATACTGATCCCCGTCTCGGACAGTCATCTCGGACATCTGATCGACCAGATGCGGTGGGACGCGCTGTTTCTTGAACACAGGCAAGACTGGGGAAGCCGGATCGGTGCCTTCGCGCTGGGGCACGCGCTGTGGGAAACCGGCCTGGCCCCCTTCATCGGCTGGTGCGGGAAAGCGCTGGTCGTGCAAGTGGACGACGGATTTTTCCGGATGGAGCACCGCGCGCAGCGCGACTGGCTCGACGCCTGGCTTGCCGAACAACTTGACGACGATGCCCGGCTTGCCGACACCCACCGGTTGTGGCCGCTCCCCCTGCTCGGTATTCCGGGCTGGTGCGCGGACAACGAAGATCCGGCCTTCTACGCGAATCGCGATTACTTCCGCTCAAGTCGCCGCGCGAAGTCCTCGACCGTGACATCCTGA